The genomic interval TTCTGCCGCCGATCTATGACCGATCTCACAAATTCGATCAATCGTCCAGGGAATTTCCCTCGAAATTCCGGAAAATATGGGTGTGCGGTCGGAACGACCCTGCTGACATGGCACAATAGGGTCCATGACTGGGCTTGGAGTACGACTGGTGGCGCGTCGCCACGTCGACTACAAGCGTGTCTGCAGTGCCCGCTGTCTGCCGGATCGCCTCCGGTAGCGCGGCCTTTCCCGACTCCGGCGTCCTCTCGCGGCGCCCGACTTCCCGGCCGCCCGAATACCGAAGGCGTGAGCCAGCCCCTCCCGCCTGCCGCAAGGCCTGATCCACCCCGCAGGAGCGACCCTATGACGTCGAGTACCGACGCCGGTCCCACCCCCGAATCCACCCGCTCCGAGCGCGAGCAGGAGATCGCGCGCGAGCGTGCCGCCGCCGCACGTGAGCGCCGCGCCCGCCCGCGCCCGGCAGCCGGTCCGCGCGAGCGCACCGGCAAGCCCGTCCGCCGCAAGTCCGAGGGCCAGTGGGCGCTCGGCTACCGCGAACCGCTCAACCCGAACGAGCAGAGCAAGAAGGACGACAACCCGCTCAACGTCCGCGCACGCATCGAGAACATCTACGCCAAGGGCGGTTTCGACTCCATCGACAAGAGCGACCTGCGCGGCCGCTTCCGCTGGTGGGGCCTCTACACCCAGCGCGAGCAGGGCTACGACGGTACCTGGACCGGCGACGAGAACATCGACCTGCTCGAGGCGAAGTACTTCATGATGCGGGTGCGCTGCGACGGCGGCGCGCTGAACGTCGAGCAGGTGCGCACCCTCGGCGGCATCTCCACCGAGTTCGCCCGCGACACCGCCGACCTGTCCGATCGCGAGAACCTGCAGTACCACTGGATCGAGATCGAGAACGTGCCCGAGATCTGGCGCCGTCTCGAAGCGGTCGGGCTGCAGACCACCGAGGCCTGCGGCGACTGCCCCCGCGTGGTGCTGGGCTCCCCCCTCGCCGGTGAGTCGCTCGACGAGGTGATCGACGCCTCGCCCGCGATCGAGGAGATCGTGCGCCGCTACATCGGCAAGAAGGAGTACTCGAACCTCCCGCGCAAGTTCAAGACCGCGATCTCGGGCCAGCAGGACGTGGTGCACGAGATCAACGACGTCGCGTTCATCGGCGTGGAGCATCCCGAGCACGGCCCCGGCCTGGACCTGTGGGTCGGCGGCGGGCTGTCGACCAACCCGATGCTGGCGCAGCGGGTCGGCGCGTGGGTGCCGCTGGACGAGGTGCCCGAGGTGTGGGAGGCCGTGGTCGCGCTGTTCCGCGATTACGGCTACCGCCGCCTGCGCACCAAGGCCCGGCTGAAGTTCCTGATCAAGGACTGGGGCATCGAGAAGTTCCGCCAGGTGCTCGAGGAGGAGTACCTGAAGCGCAAGCTCGTCGACGGCCCCGCGCCGGACAAGCCGACCCGGCCCATCGACCACGTCGGCGTGCAGAAGCTGCGCAACGGGCTCAACGCGGTCGGCTTCTCCCCCATCGCCGGCCGTGTGACGGGCAGCATTCTCACGCAGGTCGCCGACGCGGTGGAGCGCATCGGCGCCGACCGCATCCGCTTCACCCCGTACCAGAAGCTGATCGTGCTCGACGTGCCCGACGACAAGGTCGACCGGCTGATCGACGAGCTGGAACCGCTGGGCCTGCACGCCCGTCCGTCGATGTGGCGGCGAAACCTGCTGGCGTGCAGCGGTATCGAGTTCTGCAAGCTGTCGTTCGTGGAGACCCGCAAGCGCTCCCAGGTGCTCGCGCCCGAACTCGAGCAGCGGCTCGCCGACATCAACGCCCAGCTGGACGTGCCGATCACGATCAATATCAACGGCTGCCCCAATTCGTGCGGCCGTTCCCAGATCGCCGACATCGGGTTCAAGGGCCAGCTCGTCGACGACGGCGACGGGAATCAGGTGGAGGGCTTCCAGGTTCATCTGGGTGGCAGCCTCGGGTTCGACAGCGCCTTCGGTCGCAAGCTGCGCCAGCACAAGGTGACCAGCCTGGAACTCGGCGACTACATCGAGCGTGTGGTGCGCAATTTCGTCAAGAACCGCAACGACGGTGAGCGGTTCGCGCAGTGGGCTGTCCGCGCCGACGACGCCGACCTTCGGTAACGGGAGATTCAACTATGGCAACCACTTTGGAGAAGCTCTCCGAGCACGAACTGCGCAAGATCGCGGAAGACGGTGCCGCGCAGCTCGGTCCGGACGCCTCGGCGACCGAGCTGCTGCAATGGACCGACGAGACCTTCGGCCCCGGTTACATCGTCGCCTCGAACATGCAGGACGCGGTGCTGGTGCATCTGGCCGCGCAGGTCCGCGGCGGCGTCTCGGTGCTGTTCCTCGACACCGGCTATCACTTCGCCGAGACCATCGGCACCCGCGACGCGGTGGAGACGGTGTACGGCGTGAACATCGTGAACGTGCGGCCGGAACACACTGTGGCCGAACAGGATCGGCTGCTCGGCAAGGATCTGTTCGCGCGTGACGCGGGCGAGTGCTGCCGCCTGCGCAAAGTGGTGCCGCTGCGGAAGTCGCTGTCCGGCTACAACGCCTGGGTGACCGGCATTCGCCGCGTGGAGGCGCCCACCCGCGCCAACGCCCCCCTGATCTCCTTCGACGAGGGCTTCGGCCTGGTGAAGATCAACCCGATCGCCGCCTGGTCCGACGACGACATGGCCCGCTACATCGACGAGCACGGGATTCTCGTCAATCCCCTTGTGGAGGAAGGATATCCATCCATCGGTTGCGCTCCGTGCACGCGGAAGCCGGAACCGGGATCCGATCCGCGAAGCGGCCGCTGGGCCGGCCTCGCCAAGACCGAATGCGGGTTGCACGCGTCATGACCACTGCCACCGACACACGATTCGACACCCTGGCCGCACTCGAGAGCGAGTCCATCCATATCTTCCGCGAGGTCGCGGGCGAGTTCGAGCGGCCGGTGATCCTGTTCTCCGGCGGCAAGGACTCCACGGTGCTGCTGCACCTGGCGCTCAAGGCGTTCTGGCCCGCGCCGCTGCCCTTCGCGCTGCTGCACGTGGACACCGGGCACAATCTGCCGGAGGTGCTGGCGTTCCGCGACCACGTCGTCGAGAAGTACGGGCTGCGGCTGCATGTCGCCTCGGTCGAGCAGTACCTCGCCGACGGGCGGCTGACCGAGCGGGCCGACGGCATCCGCAACCCGCTGCAGACCGTCCCGCTGCTGGACGCCATCGCCGAGAACCGGTTCGACGCGGTGTTCGGCGGTGGCCGCCGCGACGAGGAGCGCTCCCGCGCCAAGGAGCGCATCTTCTCGCTGCGCGACGCGTTCGGCCGCTGGGATCCCAAGCGGCAGCGGCCCGAGCTGTGGAATCTGTACAACGGCCGGCACGCGCCGGGTGAGCACGTGCGGGTGTTCCCGCTGAGCAACTGGACCGAGCTCGACATCTGGCGCTACATCGCCCGCGAGGACGTCGAGCTGGCGACCATCTACTACGCCCACGAGCGCCCGGTCTACCAGCGCGACGGCATGTGGATGACGCCCGGCTCGTGGGGTGGCCCGGCCGACGGCGAGGAGCTGGTGGTGAAGTCCGTGCGCTACCGCACCGTCGGTGACGGATCCACCACGGGCGCAATACTTTCGACCGCCGCGACCAACGAGGACATCCTCGCCGAGGTCGCCGCGTCGAGGCTCACCGAGCGCGGCGCCACCCGGGGTGACGACCGGGTGTCGGAGGCCGCGATGGAAGACCGCAAGCGAGAGGGTTATTTCTGATGTCCGACCTGTTACGACTGGCCACCGCCGGCAGTGTCGACGACGGCAAGTCCACACTGGTCGGACGCCTGCTCTACGACACCAAATCCGTGCTGGCGGACCAGATCGACGCCGTGACCCGCGCGTCGGTCGACAAGGGCCTGGCCACGCCGGACCTGTCGCTGCTCGTGGACGGGCTGCGCGCCGAGCGGGAGCAGGGCATCACGATCGACGTGGCGTATCGCTACTTCGCCACTCCCCGGCGGACTTTCGTGCTGGCCGACACCCCCGGCCACGTGCAGTACACCCGCAATACGGTGTCCGGCGCGTCGACCGCGCAGCTGGTGATCCTGCTGGTCGATGCCCGCAAGGGCGTGATCGAGCAGACCCGCCGCCACGCCGCGGTGATGGCGCTGCTCGGGGTGCCGAAGCTGGTGCTCGCGGTGAACAAGATCGATCTGGTGGACGACGCCGCCGGGGTCTTCGACCGGATCTCGACCGAATTCAACCAGCTCACCACGAAACTCGGCTGGGCGCCGGAGGACGTGGTGGAGATCCCCGTGTCGGCGTTGCACGGCGACAATGTGGCCTCCCGTTCGGAGAACACCCCGTTCTACGACGGGCCGTCGCTCATCGAGCATCTGGAGTCGGTGCCGGTCGACGCCGACAGCTCCGGCAGACACCAAGTGGGACTGCGCTTCCCGGTGCAGTACGTGATCCGCCCGCGCACCGTCGAATACCCGGACTATCGCGGTTACGCCGGTCAGGTGGCGGCGGGCGTGGTGTCGAAGGGTGACGAGGTGGTGGTGCTGCCGTCGGGCATCCGCAGCACGGTGGAGCGGATCGACACCCCCGATGGCGAACTCGCGACCGCGCATCCCGGCCACAGCGTCACGCTGGTGCTCACCGACGATGTCGACATCTCCCGCGGCGACACCATCGCCGCGGCCATCGACGCGCCCGAGCCGATCGATTCGTTCGACGCGACGGTCTGCTGGCTGGGCGACAAGCCGCTGCGCCCGGGCGCGCGGCTGCTGCTCAAGCACGGCACCCGCACCACCCAGGCCATCGTCGGCGGGCTGCTGGAGCGCTTCGACGAGCAGCGGCTGGCGGCCGACCCCGACCCGGAGTCGCTGTCACTCAACGACATCGGCCGAATCTCGGTCCGTGTCGCCGATCCCATCGTGGCCGACGACTATCGCGTCAACCGGCACACCGGCAGCTTCCTGCTCATCGATCCGGCGGGCGGCAACACCCTCGCCGCCGGGCTGGTCGGCGACGTGCTGACCGCGGTCGAGGTCGGCACGGAGACCGGGGTCTGAGAGTGAACCGTTCGTGCGGCCCGGTGGGCAACGGCGCGACCGGCCCGGCTCGTCGGCCGGGTGCGCCCGCGCTGATCGCGGTGGCGCATGGCAGCCGTGATCCGCGTTCGGCCGCAACGATGTTCGCGTTGATCACCGATCTCGCGGCACGGCGGCCGGATCTGGATGTCCGGCTGGCGTTTCTGGACCTGAGTACTCCGTCGGTGGAGCAGGTGGTGGATGCCGTTGCCGCCCGAGGGCATACCGAGGCGGTGGTGGTTCCGCTGCTGCTGGGCAGCGCGTTCCATGCCCGGGTCGACCTGCCCGGTCTGCTGGCGGCGGCGCGGGCTCGGCACCCGCGGCTGCGGCTGAGCCAGGCCGACGTGCTCGGTGCCGACCATCGCCTGGTCACCGCCGTGCGCGAGCGCGTCGTGGCGGCCGGGGCCGATCCGGCGGACGCGGATGTCGGTGTCGCGATCGCCGCCGTGGGTTCCTCGTCGCCGGAGGCCAACCGGTGCACCGAACGCATCGGCCGCTTGCTCGCCACCGGTACCGCGTGGCGCACCTCGGTCTGCTTCGCCACCACGGAACCCGCTCTGCCCGAGACGGTTTCGGACCTGCACGCCCAGGGTTGCGGGCGCGTCCTGGTGGCGCCCTGGTTCCTGGCACCCGGCCTGCTCACCGATCGGCTGATCGCGGCCGCGCCCGGCCTCACCCACGCGGACACCATCGGCCCGCACCCCCTGCTCACCGAGGTCGCCCTCGAACGGTACCTCGACGCCGCCACGCCCCACCTCGATCTGTCGGCTTGACGGTCGAGACGCCGTTCGAACCGTCCGGCGTCGCAACTCGCGTCCAGCGCTCCCGAACGATCGGGCGGGCAGTGCGCCGTCCACCCGTCCTCCGGTGTCGTTCAATTGCGAAACCAACGCTCCAGGATGACGGCCACACCATCGTCCGCCACATCGGCGGTCACCTCGTCGGCCAGCGCGAGAATCGGCTCGACGGCGTTGCCCATGGCCACGGATTGCCCTGCCCAGGAGAGCATTTCCCGGTCGTTGTAGCCATCGCCGATGGCCAGGGTGGCCGCGAGCGGGATGCCCAGTTCCTGCCGCAACAGTTCGAGCGCCCAGCCCTTGGACACGCCCTGTTTGGAGGCCACCAGCCAGGGCTCCTCCTCGCCGTGCACCCAGCCGGCACCCGGCAGGCTCTGCTCGGCCATCACCTGCACCATGTCGGCGAGCGAGCCACCGGGCCACCAGCCGTTGAGGCGGGTGGTGGGCTCGAGGCTCAGGTCCCGATCCTCGACGAAACGGAATTCGCCCAGCCGGAAACTCCCGGGGTAGTACCCGGTCGCCCACGTGCCCACCCCGACCTTCTCCACCGACAGCACCATGTCGGGAAACAGCTTGCGTAGCACCGCTATCGAGGGCTCCGGGTCGAAGGTGTGCAGAGACACCGGGGTCCAATTCGAAATGTCCACGTGCACAGCGCCGTTCGAGCACAGTGCCCGGCCCTCGGCCAGGCCCAAGTCCTCCAGCACCAAGCGAGTGGCCAGCAGGGTGCGGCCCGTGGTGATCACGACGTGCGCACCCGCGGCGACCGCGGCGCGCACCGCGTTGCGCACGCGAGGGGTGATCGACTCACCGGTGCTCAGCAGCGTGCCGTCGACGTCGAGGGCTATCAGCTGCGGAATCTCTGTCTCCACGCGCTTCATTGTCACCGATGACGCGCCCGCGTATGCCCTCCCCGCGGAGATCACCGCCGGTCGTCGCGCTCCTGGGGCGGCAGGTACGGCGTGATCGCGTGGGTGAATCCCGTGCCACCGAAGGTGACCTCGAGGACCGGCATCACGGTCCCGATGATTCTCGCGTCCACTCTCCCCAGTGTCCGCTCGGTCCCACCTCGAATGATATATGACACATCAACTCTACGTCCGGTTTCCGCCAGCTCGACTCCGATCGCGTTGGTTGACTGAGTTCTGTCAGCGAAAAACGAAGAACCGCAATGAGAGTGGAGACGATGAGCGAACGATTCGCGTCCAAGGTCGTGCTGGTGACGGGTGCCAGCTCCGGTATCGGGGCGGCGGTGGCGCGCCGGGTGGCGGCCGAGGGCGCCGCGGTGGTACTCGGGGCCCGGGACAAGGCGTCCGGCGACCGGGTGGCCGAGGAGATCCGGGCGGCGGGCGGGCGCGCGGTGTTCGTACCGACCGATGTCACCGTGGCCGACGAGGTGGCGCGGCTGACACAGGCCGCGCTCGACGAATTCGGCAGGCTCGACGCGGCATTCAACAACGCGGGTGCGGTGAACGCGTTCGGCCCGATCCAGGACATCGACGAGGGCGGTTGGCGGGCCGACCTCGAGCTGAACCTCACCGGCGTGTATTACGGCCTGCGGCACCAGGTTCCGGCGATACTCGGTTCCGGGGGCGGCGCGATCCTGAACAACGCGTCCAATCTCGGCGTGGTCGGCATGGGCTCGGTGGCACCGTATGTCGCGGCCAAACACGGCGTGGTCGGGCTGACCCGGGCGGTGGCGCTCGAGACCGCGCAGCAGGGTGTGCGGGTCAACGCCCTGGTCTCCGGCGCGGTCGATACTCCCGCCTTCCGCTCCTCGATGGGCGCCACGCCCGAGGGCGCGGCCGCCGTCGCCGCTCTCCATCCCCTCGGCCGCATCGCCCGCCCCGACGAGATCGCTTCCCTCTGCGCCTATCTGCTCAGCGACGAATCCACCTTCGTCACCGGTGCCGCGATAGCCATCGACGGCGGCTTCACTGCCCAATAGTTATGGTGCACAAAGAAAATGGGTGACACTCAGCGCATGGCGGCAGGGCGACGTGCGCGCACGGCAGAAGCGCACGCACCCGTCGGAGTACTCGGTCGGGTGTGAGTTCGGGCGTGGACCCCGCACGGCTCCACGTCCGGCCTCGAGCTGGACGTGGAGCCGTGCGGGGTCATCGGCGCCGTATCCCGTCGCGATATGTGCTGCGGTGCGGGCATGTCGGGTCCGGTCGACTTCGTCATCGGCGGGAGCCTCCCCCGCCGCCACCGTTGCTGCCGTGGGAGCCGCCGGAGGAGGAACCTCGCGATGAGGAACCTCCGGGCATCGAATCGCTTCTCGAGCCGCGGGAGGTTCCGGCTGTCGAGGAGCCGGAGGTGCCGCCGGAGCGCCCGGAGGACATCGAACCGCCGCCCGTGGTCCCGGTGTTCGAGGAATGGCCGCCCGCGGCCCCGCCGTGCGATGGACCACCGCCGGACGCGGATGTGCCGCCGGAAGTTCCACCTCCGGAAGAGCTTCCGCCATCTGACGCGCCACCGGAAACCCCGCCCCCGGAGATCCCACCGCCACCCTGAGACGAACCGCCCCGCGCCCCATCGGCGCCACCGCCCGACCCACCGCCGCCCTGCCCAGACCCAACACCACTACCACCTGATCCCACGCCACCACTGGCACCGCCCGATCCCACCCCTCCATTAGCACCACCGGGGCCCACGCCTCCATTAGCGCCGCCAGATCCGACACCACCATCGCCACCGCCAGATCCCGCACCACCATTGGCACCACCCGAACCAACACCACCACTGGTACCGCCAGATCCGAAACCACCATTGGCACCACCTGATCCCACGCCACCACTGGCACCGCCCGAACCCGCCCCTCCATTAGCACCGCCAGATCCCGCACCACCATTGGCACCGCCCGAAGCAACACCACCATTGGCACCGCC from Nocardia wallacei carries:
- a CDS encoding SDR family NAD(P)-dependent oxidoreductase yields the protein MSERFASKVVLVTGASSGIGAAVARRVAAEGAAVVLGARDKASGDRVAEEIRAAGGRAVFVPTDVTVADEVARLTQAALDEFGRLDAAFNNAGAVNAFGPIQDIDEGGWRADLELNLTGVYYGLRHQVPAILGSGGGAILNNASNLGVVGMGSVAPYVAAKHGVVGLTRAVALETAQQGVRVNALVSGAVDTPAFRSSMGATPEGAAAVAALHPLGRIARPDEIASLCAYLLSDESTFVTGAAIAIDGGFTAQ
- a CDS encoding HAD family hydrolase; its protein translation is METEIPQLIALDVDGTLLSTGESITPRVRNAVRAAVAAGAHVVITTGRTLLATRLVLEDLGLAEGRALCSNGAVHVDISNWTPVSLHTFDPEPSIAVLRKLFPDMVLSVEKVGVGTWATGYYPGSFRLGEFRFVEDRDLSLEPTTRLNGWWPGGSLADMVQVMAEQSLPGAGWVHGEEEPWLVASKQGVSKGWALELLRQELGIPLAATLAIGDGYNDREMLSWAGQSVAMGNAVEPILALADEVTADVADDGVAVILERWFRN
- a CDS encoding sulfate adenylyltransferase subunit 1; translated protein: MSDLLRLATAGSVDDGKSTLVGRLLYDTKSVLADQIDAVTRASVDKGLATPDLSLLVDGLRAEREQGITIDVAYRYFATPRRTFVLADTPGHVQYTRNTVSGASTAQLVILLVDARKGVIEQTRRHAAVMALLGVPKLVLAVNKIDLVDDAAGVFDRISTEFNQLTTKLGWAPEDVVEIPVSALHGDNVASRSENTPFYDGPSLIEHLESVPVDADSSGRHQVGLRFPVQYVIRPRTVEYPDYRGYAGQVAAGVVSKGDEVVVLPSGIRSTVERIDTPDGELATAHPGHSVTLVLTDDVDISRGDTIAAAIDAPEPIDSFDATVCWLGDKPLRPGARLLLKHGTRTTQAIVGGLLERFDEQRLAADPDPESLSLNDIGRISVRVADPIVADDYRVNRHTGSFLLIDPAGGNTLAAGLVGDVLTAVEVGTETGV
- a CDS encoding sirohydrochlorin chelatase — translated: MGNGATGPARRPGAPALIAVAHGSRDPRSAATMFALITDLAARRPDLDVRLAFLDLSTPSVEQVVDAVAARGHTEAVVVPLLLGSAFHARVDLPGLLAAARARHPRLRLSQADVLGADHRLVTAVRERVVAAGADPADADVGVAIAAVGSSSPEANRCTERIGRLLATGTAWRTSVCFATTEPALPETVSDLHAQGCGRVLVAPWFLAPGLLTDRLIAAAPGLTHADTIGPHPLLTEVALERYLDAATPHLDLSA
- the cysD gene encoding sulfate adenylyltransferase subunit CysD: MRVARVMTTATDTRFDTLAALESESIHIFREVAGEFERPVILFSGGKDSTVLLHLALKAFWPAPLPFALLHVDTGHNLPEVLAFRDHVVEKYGLRLHVASVEQYLADGRLTERADGIRNPLQTVPLLDAIAENRFDAVFGGGRRDEERSRAKERIFSLRDAFGRWDPKRQRPELWNLYNGRHAPGEHVRVFPLSNWTELDIWRYIAREDVELATIYYAHERPVYQRDGMWMTPGSWGGPADGEELVVKSVRYRTVGDGSTTGAILSTAATNEDILAEVAASRLTERGATRGDDRVSEAAMEDRKREGYF
- a CDS encoding phosphoadenylyl-sulfate reductase, with the translated sequence MATTLEKLSEHELRKIAEDGAAQLGPDASATELLQWTDETFGPGYIVASNMQDAVLVHLAAQVRGGVSVLFLDTGYHFAETIGTRDAVETVYGVNIVNVRPEHTVAEQDRLLGKDLFARDAGECCRLRKVVPLRKSLSGYNAWVTGIRRVEAPTRANAPLISFDEGFGLVKINPIAAWSDDDMARYIDEHGILVNPLVEEGYPSIGCAPCTRKPEPGSDPRSGRWAGLAKTECGLHAS
- a CDS encoding nitrite/sulfite reductase: MTSSTDAGPTPESTRSEREQEIARERAAAARERRARPRPAAGPRERTGKPVRRKSEGQWALGYREPLNPNEQSKKDDNPLNVRARIENIYAKGGFDSIDKSDLRGRFRWWGLYTQREQGYDGTWTGDENIDLLEAKYFMMRVRCDGGALNVEQVRTLGGISTEFARDTADLSDRENLQYHWIEIENVPEIWRRLEAVGLQTTEACGDCPRVVLGSPLAGESLDEVIDASPAIEEIVRRYIGKKEYSNLPRKFKTAISGQQDVVHEINDVAFIGVEHPEHGPGLDLWVGGGLSTNPMLAQRVGAWVPLDEVPEVWEAVVALFRDYGYRRLRTKARLKFLIKDWGIEKFRQVLEEEYLKRKLVDGPAPDKPTRPIDHVGVQKLRNGLNAVGFSPIAGRVTGSILTQVADAVERIGADRIRFTPYQKLIVLDVPDDKVDRLIDELEPLGLHARPSMWRRNLLACSGIEFCKLSFVETRKRSQVLAPELEQRLADINAQLDVPITININGCPNSCGRSQIADIGFKGQLVDDGDGNQVEGFQVHLGGSLGFDSAFGRKLRQHKVTSLELGDYIERVVRNFVKNRNDGERFAQWAVRADDADLR